A single genomic interval of Alligator mississippiensis isolate rAllMis1 chromosome 15, rAllMis1, whole genome shotgun sequence harbors:
- the LOC106738245 gene encoding cornifin-B-like: MSYYGQQCKQRCLPLPICQDQLPVKCPPMCPQQWTPQYSTKSYSGYDGYCESSSLQCMEPCGPKGWLKCRPQCEQVYVPPCPPPCVTKCPQQCVTQCVTKCPPPCVKCPPPCVKCPQPCVTQCITKCPPPCVTKCPQQCVTKCPQQCVTKCPPPCVTKCPQQCVTKCPPPCVTKCPQQCVTKCPPPCVTKCPQQCVTKCPPPCVTKCPQQCVTKCPPPCVTKCPQQCVTKCPQQCVTKCPQQCVTKGQSSKVKISSNNKKYCSASKWF, translated from the coding sequence ATGTCCTACTACGGCCAGCAGTGCAAGCAgcggtgcctgcccctgcccatctgcCAAGACCAGCTCCCTGTGAAATGCCCACCTATGTGTCCTCAGCAGTGGACACCGCAATACTCCACCAAGAGCTACTCGGGCTATGACGGGTACTGCGAGTCCAGCTCACTGCAGTGCATGGAGCCATGTGGTCCCAAAGGCTGGTTGAAGTGTAGGCCTCAGTGTGAGCAAGTATATGTCCCGCCGTGCCCCCCACCATGTGTGACCAAGTGCCCCCAGCAATGTGTGACCCAGTGTGTCACCAAGTGCCCCCCACCATGCGTGAAGTGCCCCCCACCATGTGTGAAGTGCCCCCAGCCATGCGTGACCCAGTGTATCACCAAGTGCCCCCCACCGTGTGTGACCAAGTGCCCCCAGCAGTGTGTGACCAAGTGTCCTCAACAGTGTGTGACCAAGTGTCCTCCACCATGTGTGACCAAGTGTCCCCAGCAGTGCGTGACCAAGTGCCCTCCACCATGTGTGACCAAGTGTCCCCAGCAGTGTGTGACCAAGTGCCCTCCACCATGTGTGACCAAGTGTCCCCAGCAGTGTGTGACCAAGTGCCCTCCACCATGTGTGACCAAGTGTCCCCAGCAGTGTGTGACCAAGTGCCCTCCACCATGTGTGACCAAGTGCCCCCAGCAGTGCGTGACCAAGTGCCCTCAGCAGTGCGTGACCAAGTGCCCCCAGCAGTGTGTGACCAAAGGTCAATCAAGCAAAGTGAAGATTTCGAGCAATAACAAGAAGTACTGCTCTGCCTCCAAGTGGTTTTGA